The Pusillibacter faecalis genome has a window encoding:
- a CDS encoding helix-turn-helix domain-containing protein encodes MQKKKPLNVAIGCRIQFSREQAGMTQEQLAEKINRSTQFVSTIERGIAGASLETIVSLCDALCVSSEWLLRGQEPTPTADYIAAKLVGLSTEELISMNKLVNDLLDMLHAGRRQF; translated from the coding sequence ATGCAGAAGAAAAAGCCGCTCAATGTCGCAATCGGTTGCCGCATCCAGTTTTCACGTGAGCAAGCCGGAATGACGCAGGAACAATTGGCGGAAAAAATCAACCGTTCCACCCAGTTTGTCTCCACGATAGAACGGGGAATTGCCGGCGCTTCTCTGGAGACTATTGTGAGCCTCTGTGACGCTCTCTGCGTTTCAAGTGAATGGCTTCTGCGAGGTCAGGAACCCACTCCAACGGCAGACTATATTGCCGCAAAATTGGTGGGCTTGTCTACAGAAGAACTGATTTCTATGAACAAGCTTGTGAACGATCTGCTGGATATGCTCCATGCCGGCCGGAGACAGTTTTAA
- a CDS encoding LysR family transcriptional regulator, whose amino-acid sequence MEITYDYYRIFYYVAKYKSFSKAANVLGSNQPNITKFMNNLESQLRCKLFVRSNRGTVLTPEGEKLYTHVAVAYEHLRKAELELTDDKSLQSGVVTIGSCESALHGILLPVLENFHARYPGIRLCISNISTSQALQLLRNGVSDFAVVTTPTNILPHFNETTLSTFHDLLIGSRQYRFLCKTPLHYVDILSYPMIGLGKGTMTYEFYTQLFLKNGLVWKLDTEVGTTNQLLPMIECNLGIGFLADFLARNAIETGRVFQIPLCMEMPEREILLVEDKTRRLSIAANRFKKMLIDYSNGLCR is encoded by the coding sequence GTGGAAATTACGTATGATTACTATCGAATTTTTTATTACGTAGCCAAATATAAAAGTTTTTCCAAAGCGGCCAATGTTTTGGGAAGTAACCAGCCCAATATTACAAAATTCATGAATAATCTGGAGAGTCAGCTGCGATGCAAGCTTTTTGTGCGGTCTAACCGGGGGACTGTGCTGACTCCCGAAGGCGAAAAACTCTATACCCACGTTGCTGTTGCCTATGAGCACCTGCGGAAAGCGGAACTGGAACTCACAGATGACAAAAGCCTACAGAGCGGCGTGGTGACAATCGGCTCTTGCGAGAGTGCGCTGCACGGGATTCTGCTGCCTGTGTTGGAGAATTTTCATGCGCGTTATCCCGGCATCCGCCTCTGCATTTCCAATATCTCCACATCTCAAGCGCTCCAACTGCTACGGAATGGCGTCTCGGATTTTGCGGTTGTGACGACCCCCACAAATATTCTGCCGCATTTCAATGAAACCACTCTCTCCACCTTTCACGATCTCCTGATTGGGAGCAGACAGTACCGTTTCCTGTGTAAAACGCCTCTCCATTATGTGGACATCCTCAGCTATCCTATGATTGGCCTTGGCAAAGGGACCATGACATATGAGTTTTACACCCAGCTGTTTTTGAAAAACGGCCTGGTTTGGAAGCTGGACACAGAAGTCGGAACCACCAACCAGCTTCTCCCCATGATCGAATGCAACCTGGGGATTGGTTTTCTCGCAGACTTTCTTGCCAGAAATGCGATTGAGACTGGGCGTGTTTTTCAGATCCCACTCTGTATGGAGATGCCGGAGCGTGAAATCCTTTTGGTAGAGGACAAAACCCGCCGTCTAAGCATTGCCGCCAATCGATTCAAAAAAATGCTGATTGATTATAGCAACGGCCTCTGCCGCTAA
- the preA gene encoding NAD-dependent dihydropyrimidine dehydrogenase subunit PreA produces the protein MYKDFQGTHGVNLSADVCGVKLPNPFILASGPETDSAEKVLRAFDCGWGGAILKTVAMDLNAHTNVTPRFNTVKVNGKPVGFTNMEVSSTHDLDWWAEVVHRIKREFPDRPIFASIMRTSNRNEDDWVKAAKVFTQAGVDGFELNFSCSHAFHSAGGGASIGKDPAATEMITKWVRSATDKPVIAKLASITSYIWDIAAAAMRGGADGVSAINSVPGISGFNLDTMEPYPNVEGFSSFTGYSGQAIKPIALRCIGEVLTRMDVPMVGCGGMWTWQDCVEFILMGCSATELCTAPMFKGFAMVEGLVEGMSKYLADKNFSSLDDIRGVGLKRFMDHGDLPRDHKIQAHVDTEKCRGCEICYHACQDGTGDAIEMRDGKAFVTDRCIGCGLCPLVCPAGCIKLEHK, from the coding sequence ATGTACAAAGATTTCCAAGGAACTCATGGCGTCAATTTGAGCGCGGATGTCTGTGGTGTCAAATTACCCAACCCGTTTATTTTGGCATCAGGCCCGGAAACCGACTCTGCAGAGAAAGTCCTGCGTGCATTTGACTGTGGTTGGGGCGGCGCAATCCTTAAAACGGTTGCAATGGATCTGAACGCGCATACCAATGTAACTCCCCGCTTCAATACGGTGAAAGTCAATGGAAAACCAGTAGGCTTCACAAACATGGAAGTCAGCAGCACCCATGATTTGGACTGGTGGGCAGAGGTGGTGCACAGAATCAAGAGAGAATTCCCGGACCGGCCCATCTTCGCATCCATTATGCGAACATCCAACCGCAATGAGGACGATTGGGTGAAGGCTGCAAAGGTGTTCACACAAGCTGGCGTTGACGGTTTTGAACTGAACTTCTCCTGTTCCCACGCTTTCCACTCTGCAGGCGGAGGCGCTTCCATCGGCAAAGATCCCGCAGCGACGGAGATGATTACAAAGTGGGTGCGCTCTGCGACAGATAAACCGGTCATTGCAAAGCTTGCCTCCATTACATCGTATATTTGGGACATCGCGGCTGCTGCCATGCGCGGCGGAGCCGACGGCGTCAGCGCCATCAACAGCGTACCTGGTATCTCCGGGTTTAACTTGGACACCATGGAACCCTATCCCAACGTAGAGGGCTTTTCTTCCTTCACTGGCTACAGCGGCCAGGCTATCAAGCCCATTGCCCTGCGCTGCATCGGAGAGGTTCTGACCAGAATGGACGTTCCCATGGTTGGCTGCGGTGGCATGTGGACCTGGCAGGATTGCGTGGAGTTCATCCTGATGGGATGCAGCGCCACAGAGCTGTGCACGGCGCCCATGTTCAAGGGCTTTGCGATGGTGGAAGGCCTGGTGGAAGGCATGTCCAAGTATCTGGCTGATAAAAACTTCAGCTCTTTGGACGACATCCGCGGCGTGGGCCTGAAACGGTTCATGGATCACGGAGACCTGCCAAGAGACCACAAGATCCAGGCCCATGTGGACACGGAAAAATGCCGTGGCTGCGAAATCTGTTATCATGCCTGCCAGGACGGAACCGGCGATGCCATTGAGATGCGCGACGGTAAGGCGTTTGTGACAGACCGCTGCATTGGCTGCGGCCTCTGCCCGCTGGTTTGCCCGGCCGGCTGCATCAAACTGGAACACAAGTAA
- a CDS encoding dihydroorotase: MAAKTLDIMIQNVDIVYSDKVVRGNLGIRDGKIVPATGEAREVIDGTGLTALPGLLDTHVHIRAPGINHRETFYSGTCAAAAGGITTVCEMPVSRPATSTVELLEERSAAMEKEAVVDVAFYGAAGYDNLKDVGPLAKAGVIGFKTFSQRAVPGRENEFYGLTAPDSGALYRVCEEVARTGKILAVHAESDPLIDLVNSDPHYQKYVAAPYYARPAIVEMDAIARSVVIAADTGARISLCHTSNPRAVELILGMRRPEQEVYIESCVHYFEGSTEDALRLGPWGKLKPPLREADGLPQMRRHFAVGHIDMLGSDHAPFTREEKLAEKTPDGLATMELTLPMLLYRVKTGEFWLEQIAAYASERPARIFGLYPHKGSLRVGADADVVLVDLNRTYAVEVDNLFTQAKDSARLYQGRETGGTIMRTMVRGKTIYEDGRIAAEPGWGTRVRPNP; the protein is encoded by the coding sequence ATGGCTGCAAAGACCTTAGATATAATGATCCAGAATGTAGACATTGTCTACAGTGATAAGGTGGTCAGAGGAAATCTGGGGATTCGGGATGGAAAAATTGTACCGGCGACAGGCGAGGCCCGGGAAGTAATTGATGGTACGGGCTTGACGGCGCTGCCGGGGCTGTTGGACACACATGTACATATTCGCGCTCCGGGCATCAACCACCGGGAGACCTTTTACAGCGGCACCTGCGCCGCCGCTGCGGGCGGCATCACCACTGTGTGTGAAATGCCGGTTTCGCGTCCGGCCACCAGCACGGTGGAACTGCTGGAGGAACGCTCTGCGGCGATGGAGAAAGAGGCAGTCGTGGACGTGGCGTTTTACGGCGCTGCCGGATACGACAATTTGAAGGACGTTGGTCCGCTGGCAAAGGCCGGTGTAATCGGGTTTAAAACCTTTTCCCAAAGGGCTGTTCCCGGCCGGGAAAATGAGTTCTACGGGCTGACGGCTCCCGACTCCGGTGCGCTTTACCGGGTGTGCGAGGAAGTGGCCAGAACAGGGAAAATCTTGGCGGTTCACGCAGAATCTGATCCGTTGATTGACCTGGTGAACAGCGATCCGCACTATCAAAAGTATGTGGCGGCACCGTATTACGCGCGTCCGGCCATTGTGGAGATGGATGCCATTGCAAGGTCGGTGGTCATTGCCGCAGATACCGGCGCACGAATCTCCCTCTGCCATACCAGCAATCCCAGGGCGGTGGAGCTGATTCTGGGGATGCGCCGGCCGGAGCAGGAGGTCTACATCGAAAGCTGTGTACACTATTTTGAGGGTAGCACAGAGGACGCGCTACGCCTGGGCCCGTGGGGGAAGCTGAAGCCGCCTTTGCGCGAGGCAGACGGTCTACCGCAGATGCGCCGCCACTTTGCTGTGGGCCACATTGATATGCTGGGCAGCGACCATGCTCCCTTCACCAGGGAGGAGAAACTGGCAGAAAAGACGCCGGATGGATTGGCGACGATGGAACTGACACTGCCGATGCTGCTCTACCGTGTAAAAACAGGGGAATTCTGGCTGGAGCAGATTGCGGCCTATGCCAGCGAACGGCCTGCAAGAATTTTCGGGCTGTATCCCCATAAGGGAAGCCTGCGTGTGGGAGCAGATGCTGATGTGGTCCTGGTGGATTTAAACCGTACGTATGCGGTAGAAGTGGACAACCTGTTTACGCAGGCAAAGGACTCTGCCCGGCTCTATCAGGGACGTGAGACTGGCGGAACGATTATGCGGACGATGGTTCGAGGAAAGACCATCTATGAAGACGGCCGCATTGCGGCAGAGCCGGGATGGGGAACCAGAGTTCGCCCCAATCCATAA
- a CDS encoding ornithine carbamoyltransferase, which produces MNTLRGKNFLSIMDLSKAELEWLIDEALYLKHQLDRGERHDELLKNKSFGMIFANPSTRTRVSFETGLTQLGGHAQFYNSTEMQLAHKESWADTAKVLSRYLNGLLIRIYDLPELGMGREVVRTVAENASIPVINALDDFEHPCQCIADLVTMKEKFGEDFKKKKVVMSWAYSERFKPAGVPQAILAAAGLLGMNLTLAYPEGYDLHQEYMDYFNKVAPSSGAKLEITHDLNEASKDAIVIYAKSWGSYSIPREEDLKYREQFKDTWCVNDHHFELADPNAIYMHPLPANRNQEVTDSVMDGPHSAVYDQAENRLHAHKAICVGLMSDKI; this is translated from the coding sequence ATGAACACATTAAGAGGAAAAAACTTTTTAAGCATTATGGATCTGTCCAAGGCAGAGCTGGAGTGGCTGATTGACGAGGCTCTGTATCTGAAGCACCAGCTGGACCGCGGCGAGCGTCACGACGAACTGCTGAAAAACAAGAGCTTCGGCATGATCTTTGCAAACCCCTCCACTCGTACCCGCGTTTCCTTTGAAACCGGCCTGACCCAGCTGGGCGGACACGCACAGTTCTATAACTCCACAGAGATGCAGCTGGCCCACAAGGAGTCCTGGGCGGACACCGCCAAGGTCTTGAGCCGCTATCTGAACGGTCTGTTGATCCGGATCTATGACCTGCCTGAGCTGGGCATGGGCCGTGAAGTGGTCCGCACCGTTGCTGAAAATGCTTCTATCCCCGTCATCAATGCCTTGGATGACTTTGAGCATCCCTGCCAGTGCATTGCCGACCTTGTCACCATGAAGGAGAAGTTCGGTGAGGACTTTAAGAAGAAGAAGGTGGTCATGTCCTGGGCCTATTCCGAGCGCTTCAAGCCCGCCGGCGTTCCTCAGGCTATCTTGGCTGCTGCTGGCCTGCTGGGCATGAACCTGACCCTGGCTTATCCCGAGGGATATGACCTGCATCAGGAGTACATGGACTACTTTAACAAAGTAGCGCCCTCTTCCGGCGCCAAGCTGGAGATCACCCACGATCTGAACGAGGCATCCAAGGATGCCATCGTCATCTATGCAAAGAGCTGGGGCTCTTACTCCATCCCCAGAGAAGAGGATCTGAAGTATCGCGAGCAGTTCAAAGATACCTGGTGCGTCAATGACCACCACTTTGAGCTGGCCGATCCCAACGCCATCTACATGCATCCCCTGCCCGCCAACCGCAATCAAGAGGTCACGGACTCTGTCATGGATGGCCCGCACTCTGCCGTCTATGATCAGGCTGAAAACCGCTTGCATGCCCACAAGGCCATTTGCGTTGGCCTGATGTCCGATAAGATCTGA
- the larA gene encoding nickel-dependent lactate racemase, translating into MSLKTLSVPWGEGKKEFQLPEESIVWTISPKAIKPVQDEREEILRAMREPIGMPPIPEVLGDPAGKRIAIVVDDNTRVTPVNRILPVVVDELNRYGVQDSQITVIMALGSHRYMTDAEIEERVGTECYSRLRVMNHEYDNPDQLSYCGKTKFNSPVYVNRTFVESDFGMCIGNIIPHFVAGWSGGAKSIQPGICGVDTTAVVHLNSSLDWPERFGNAENDIRLDIEEIAKKAGLKFIVNTILNLNEEMVHVVAGEPKTAHRRGVQYAQEVYQQEVTVRPDVVIVGSYPANRDLWQAGKALAAGCMSVRKNGTIILAAPCFEGAYPEHPDVMQLGTMDPVEIFNLSKSGKFSDVVGSTGYISAGVMRQMAKVILVSDGIDQKTTEYLGYKYAPSIPEAIHIARELEGDNAKFGLLTHGADLVPRVME; encoded by the coding sequence ATGTCACTGAAAACGCTGAGTGTCCCCTGGGGAGAGGGGAAAAAGGAGTTTCAGTTGCCGGAAGAATCCATTGTCTGGACAATCAGCCCGAAAGCAATTAAGCCTGTTCAGGATGAGCGGGAAGAAATTCTTCGGGCCATGCGGGAGCCCATTGGTATGCCGCCGATTCCGGAAGTGCTGGGAGACCCCGCAGGTAAGCGGATCGCTATCGTCGTTGATGACAATACGCGGGTAACTCCGGTCAACCGGATTCTGCCGGTGGTGGTTGACGAGCTCAATCGGTACGGCGTACAGGACTCCCAGATTACGGTCATCATGGCGCTGGGGTCTCATCGCTATATGACGGACGCGGAGATTGAAGAGCGGGTTGGCACAGAGTGCTATTCCCGCCTGCGGGTTATGAACCACGAGTATGATAACCCGGATCAGCTGTCTTACTGTGGGAAAACAAAGTTTAATTCACCGGTTTATGTAAATCGGACGTTTGTCGAAAGCGATTTCGGCATGTGCATTGGAAACATCATCCCCCATTTTGTGGCCGGATGGTCCGGCGGCGCCAAAAGCATCCAGCCAGGAATCTGCGGCGTGGACACGACTGCCGTTGTCCATCTGAACAGCAGCCTAGATTGGCCGGAGCGATTTGGAAATGCAGAAAACGACATTCGCTTGGACATTGAGGAGATTGCCAAAAAGGCAGGACTGAAATTCATCGTTAACACCATTTTAAACTTGAATGAAGAAATGGTGCACGTTGTTGCCGGCGAACCGAAAACGGCACACCGCAGAGGCGTTCAGTACGCACAAGAGGTGTATCAGCAGGAAGTGACCGTTCGGCCGGATGTGGTCATCGTCGGCTCCTATCCGGCCAATCGCGACCTGTGGCAGGCGGGAAAAGCACTTGCTGCGGGATGCATGAGTGTTCGAAAGAACGGGACGATTATTTTGGCGGCTCCCTGCTTTGAAGGAGCATATCCGGAGCATCCGGATGTCATGCAGCTGGGGACAATGGACCCGGTGGAGATTTTCAATCTCAGCAAGAGCGGAAAGTTTTCTGATGTGGTTGGATCCACAGGATACATCAGCGCAGGTGTGATGCGGCAGATGGCAAAGGTCATTTTGGTATCAGATGGGATCGACCAAAAAACAACTGAATATTTGGGATACAAGTATGCGCCTTCCATTCCGGAGGCAATTCACATTGCCCGCGAACTGGAAGGAGACAATGCAAAATTTGGATTGTTGACGCATGGAGCAGATCTAGTCCCCCGTGTCATGGAATAG